The Chryseolinea soli nucleotide sequence CCGCGGTGCAGATCATGATCTACACCATGTTCCTCATCCCGATGGGATTGTTGCCGGCCACCTTTGGCATCACGGGCATCAACTCTGCGATCGTGGCAACGCTTTGTGGAGTGGCATTTTTTGCATTGACATTTTCATTGATGAAATCGGGCGACCGGAAGTCGGCGCTGAAGATCATGTTTGCATCGTTCTTGTATTTGCCCATTGTGCAGATCGCGTATGTGTTGGACAAGATTTGATGTAGTGAAGGAAGAATTAATAAAGTGACAGGAAGGAAGCTTGTTGGTGAAGAACACCAACAAGGGCGAGGGTTGATAAAGAATGAAGCGTATGGCATTGGATATAAAGATCGTTGAAGAAGCACAGAAGCCCTTGGGGATGAACCCCAAGAAATTTGGGCTGTGGCTGTTCATGGGAAGCGTGATCATGGTTTTCGCAGCCTGGACCAGCGCCTACCTGGTGCGTCGTGCCGACGGTAACTGGAGAGTGTTTGAATTGCCGAGCTTGTTTTGGATCACCTCGGTCATTATCCTGGTCAGCAGCGGCACCATGCATTGGGCCTATTTGTCGGCGAAAAGGGACAACCTGGAGCAGACCAAGCTGGCCATCAGCATCACCAGCCTGCTGGGGGTGGCGTTTTTGATTGGGCAGTTCCTGGCCTGGGGGCAGATGGTAGAGCATAACGTGCATTTTGTGGGGAATCCGTCCGGGTCTTTCGTGTATGTGATCTCCTGGATGCACGGGTTGCACATCGTGAGCGGGGTAGTATTTCTGCTCATCGTGCTCGTGGCCACTTTCCAGTATAAAGTGCACTCAAAAAGGATGTCGCAGATGGAAATGTGTGCCACATACTGGCATTTTTTGGATGCCCTTTGGCTATATTTGTTTGTTTTTCTATTATTGAACCGCTAATAAAAAGGCTGTTTTTTGACGATATTCGCACACTCACCCACACCCTCATTTAAACGCGTAACCTATATAACGTATACCAATTAATACTATGGCAAGTACAGCAGCAGCAGCTCACGGCGAGAGCACATGGGACGGTGGATCCTCACCGATGGGAGCCAGCTATGGCAAACTCATGATGTGGTTCTTTTTAATGTCCGATGCTTTTACTTTCTCCGCATTGCTCATCACCTATGGCCTGGTGCGTTCTTCGCATCATGCATATACAAAAGCCGTAGATGCATTCACGTTCTCGCAAAGCTACTGGCCCATTCCTGAAAAGGTGTTCGAATCCGTTCCGTTCCTGGAAGGAGTGTCGCTTCCCCTGGTTTTCGTGGGTATCATGACTTTCATTCTCATCATGAGTTCCGTAACGATGGTACTTGCTGTTGAAGCCGGTCACCGTATGGACCGCAAGGCCGTTGAGAAATGGATGCTTTGGACCCTGCTGGGCGGTATCGCTTTCTTGAGCTGCCAGGCTTGGGAATGGACTCACTTTATCCATGGAGCACACCACGGTTCAGCAGTGGCAGAAGGAACAACTTTCTTCGGCGCTAACCTGGCCCATAACCAATACGGTCCCCCGGATTTTGCAGCCTTCTTCTTTTTCATCACAGGCTTCCATGGCTTCCACGTATTCAGCGGGGTGTGTCTGAATTTCCTCATCTATTTCAATACGGTCACCGGTCTCTACGAAAGAAGAGGTCACTATGAAATGGTGGAGAAGGTAGGCTTGTACTGGCACTTTGTGGACCTTGTATGGGTGTTCGTGTTCACGTTCTTCTACCTGGTTTAATCATTCTCAATCAATCGAATCATCTTATAAAGAAATTTAGATATGGCACACGCTGAAAACGAATCGCACGTAACCGTTCTTCCTCCCGATAAAGCGAAAATCAAAAAACTGTGGACAGTGGCCGCGTATTTGGGGGCAATCACTGCTGTAGAGTTCCTTGTCGCCTTCACCATGAACCACGGTCCTTTGAAGACGGCGATCTTCATCGGCATGACCATCATAAAAGCCGGCTACATTGTAGGCGAGTTCATGCACTTGCGCTATGAAGTGAAAGTGTTGTTCTGGTCCATCCTCATCCCCTTGATCTTCATCGTGTGGATGCTGGTAGCCTTTATTTACGAAGGCATCGCCATTTCACTCGTTCGCTAAGAAATTATCCATAACTCATTTCAGAGGCTTGAGTGTATGCGCACTTAAGCCTCTTTTTTTTGATCTAAGCGATTGGATAATCCCTTGCTACTATGAAAAAAACAAAAGCACTCCTTTTATTCCTCGCACTGTTGCTGCCGATACTGGTCTTTCTTTTTCTGAAATTTTTTGGGAAGAACGAGTTTGCAGTGCCACCTTTGTACACCAAAACCTTTCCTGAAGTGCCTCAAGGCTGCCCTCCTGTAAAAGCGCTGCCATATCGCATTGCCGACAGTGTAAGAGTGAAAATTCCTTTTGAAGGTGATAGCCTGGTATTGATCACCTTTAATACCCTCACCACCGAGGCGAAGAACCAAATCAGGCGAGTGGAGGAAAGGTTCACAAATTACCCGGTGGCCTTTATTCGCCAGGGAGAGCCAGCGTCCAAATGGCAATGCATCTTCTTCCTGAAGCCGCCTTACGATCAGGTGCTCATCGATCGCAAAGGAGCCATCCGCGGCCAATACACCGCCGCCGATCTGGACGAAGCCGACCGACTGATTACGGAGATAACGATTATATTAAAGAAATACTGAGATGGAGCCGAATGTAGTAAACGTAGAACAACAGAAAGAGCCCTACAAAAAATTGATCATTGCTGTATCGATTGCCATCCCGTTAGTGGTGGCGGTTTTGTTTGGCGTGAAGGTGCCCGGCTACGACCTTTCTTTTCTACCCCCGATCTATGCCACGATCAACGGCGTCACGGCCGTGTTGCTGGTGAGTGCATTGATCGCGATCAAAAACGGCAAGCGGAAGTTGCATGAAAATCTAATGAAGACGAACATCGCGCTTTCGGCGGCTTTCCTGGTGATGTACGTCTTGTATCACATGACCAGCGACCCTACGTCCTATGGCGGCGAGGGTGCCTTGAAATACATCTATTTTTTTATCCTCATCACGCACATTTTGTTGTCGGTCGCTGTTATACCGTTGGTGCTTTTCACATTTGTGCGGGCCTGGCGTGGAGACTATGTGCGGCACAGAGCGCTCGCCAAGATCACGTTCCCCATCTGGCTTTATGTGGCCGTGACGGGAGTGATCGTTTACCTGATGATCAGCCCATACTACGCAGCATAAAATTGGTTATCTTTAAGAGATCGATATGAAAAAGGCAGCCTTCCTCAGCATCGTTTTTGTGATCATCGCTACGGCGCAGTCGGTAGCACAGTGCGCCATGTGCCGGTCTACGCTGGAGAACAACTACTCCAACGGCAAGCCCGGCATCGCGGCCGGCATGAACACCGGCATCCTGTATTTGCTTTCCATGCCCTACCTGGCCGTGCTGGTGCTGTGGTATTTCTGGTATAAAACAAGTAGGAATGCAAGAAAGGAACTATCTCACGGCCCTGTTGCAAGGTAAGTGCCCCCATTGCCGCCAGGGCAACATGTTTGCATACCCCCTCCGAAAGCTGAGCAAGTTTAACGTGATGAACGCCACGTGTCCGCATTGTGGCATTCGACTGGAACCGGAGCCTGGGTTCTACCAGGGCGCCATGTATGTGGGCTATGGGTTCACCATCGCCTTCATCACGTTGGTCAGTCTCGTCCTGTATACGTTGGGTGATGTTTCGGAGTGGCACTACATCGGCGCGAGCGTGGGTGGCATGGCACTGCTCATCCCGCTGAATTACCGCTACTCGCGCATGGTGTATCTCTACCTTTTCGGCGGCATCAAATACGATCGCCGCCTGTCGCAAACAAAGTAGTTTTCTTACCTTTATCGATCATCACCTGGTCGACGATTGAAATCACGGACATTCATACTCTTTGGAAGTTGCCTGTTGACGTTCGCGTTAGGAGCGCTGGCGGCCTATTTTTCCCAGCGTCTTGAATCCTCCCAATCCGTCGAAGCCGCGATCGTGAAGAACCTGCAACAGGAGCTTGCCACCATGGCGGCCGAAGTGGATACGTTGATGCCCAAACTTCAACGATCGTCCACGTTGCCACCGCACCGCCGCCGCTTCTCTTTTTTTGTATACGATGCCCAGCAACTCGTAGCGTGGACCGACAACGGCTTCGTGCCTTCGCCCGCCTCGGTGGCCGAACCGTTTACGCTGAAGATGCTCATCAGCGGTAACGGCGATTACCTGGCCCGGAAATGGAAAGTGAACGATACAAAATTCCTGGTGGGGGTCATCCCCCTCTATCGCAAGTTCAGCATCACCAACAACTACCTGGAACCGTGGTGGAATCTTCGGATCTTTCCCTCCTCCGACATCACCTTGCTGGAGCCCGGCGCGGCATCCGGCACCAGCATCTGCGTGGAGGACCAATGTCCGTTTCGCGTCAACTTCCAGGAGCACGTACCCTTGCGCGACCCCGTGAAGTTTGCGGCCATACTGTTGTTGTCGCTTTCGATCGTTCTTTTCGTAGCACTTTTCTACGGGCAGCTCGAACGCCTGCCCTATGCGGAAGGAGCCTTGCTCTTGTTGTATGGATTTTTGATCGGGCTTCGATTTGTCATGATCCGGCTGAATTTTCCCGCAGCACTGGACGCCTCCGACCTGTTCGATCCCAAAGTCTTTGCATCTTCAACATTAAACGCTTCGCTGGGCGATCTTTTGATCAATGAGCTGGCCTTGCTGTTGTTGAGCGTATTTGCCTTTAATAATTACCAGAAGTTCAAAAGCTACCACTTCCTGTACCAGCGAAAAGCCATTGCGTGGTTACTCTCCGTTGTGGCGGGACTGGGTGTGCTTTTTGCAGCGTTGTTTCCGTTTGTGGTCATTCAAACGATCAATAACAATTCGTCTATCGTGATTGATATCTCCCAGTCGCTGCAATTCGACAGCCTGCGGTCGATGGCCACGCTCGCCGTATTGTTGGCGGGTGGTTGCTCATTTCTATTTGGCCATACGTTCTTGCGGCTGCTCATTGGCGATGGAAATAAACTTCGCGTCTTGGGGGCTTTCATGCTGTCGGCCCTCATCTTCGGCCTGATAAACTCGGCGACGGAACAGCCCTACCTCTCGTCGCTCGTGTTGGGGACCTGCTATTTCCTCATTGTGTATGTGTTGAAATTGTATGTGAGCCTGCGACGACTGGGCTTTGCCACGTTCTCTTACCTGTTCATCTCCATCTTTTTCCTGTCGGCCAACGGCGCCTACGCCATCTTCTATTTCACACGCCAGGAAAAGATCGCCAGTCAATTTAAGTTTGCTGAGAATTTTTTGGTAGACCGCGATTACTTTGGCGAATACCTGTTGCGCGAGACGGCATTGAAAATTGCGGACGATGCTTTTATTCAATCGCGGATCAACGTTCCCTTCCTGAGCCGCGATATCATCCGTCAGAAAATACGGCAGGTATTTTTGCCAAGCTATTTCAATAAATACGATGTCGAGATCTTTCTGTTCAACTCCCGGGGCGAGCCGCTGGACAACCAGTCGGCGTCGACGCTGTCGCAGGTGATCGGCATCTATGACCAGGACGCCTTTCGCACCGACTACGACCGTGTGTACTTTGTGACCAGCCCGGCAAAAGATGTCACCCAAAAGTATCTCGTGCTGGTGCCCATCAAACGCGCCAACTCCCTGCTGGGCCACGTCATGCTCGACCTGTCGCTAAAGAAACTGATCCCCGACAACGTTTACCCCGAATTGCTGGTAGACAACCGGACGCAGCAATTCTACCACACCCAGGACATCAGCTATGCCGTATTCTCGGACACCACGATCCTTTTCAGTTCAGGCAAGTTCAACTACGACGCCGCTTTTTACCGCGATTGGCTGGGCAATCCCGACCTCTACCGCAAGGGCATCAGTGCCGACGGTTTCACACACGTGGCGCAGGAATATCAAAACAACCGGCTGGCCGTAGTGTCCTCGCAGCAGCAACCGATCATGCTCACGCTGGCCAATTTTTCGTTCCTGTTGGTGCTGGGCTTGGTGATCATCCTGTTGTTGCTCCTGGCGCTGGGCATTGCCAATTACATTCAAGGGGAAAAGATCTATTTCTCTGCGCGCATCCAACTGTTGTTGAACATGGCGTTCTTTCTTCCCCTGATCCTGGTGAGCGTGACCACCCTAAACCTGACCAACCGCTCCACCCAAAACCAGCTGATGGAAGAATACCAGGAGCGGGCCGAGACCGTGAGCAGCCAATTGTCGGCGCAACTGGACCGCTATGTAAACGGCAACACCGAAAACGTGAACAACTTCGAGCAACAGCTCCGGGAGCTGGCGCAGTTGACCAACCTGGATGCCAACGTGTTCAACACCAAAGGCGAGTTGCTGGCCACCAGCCAGGCCCTCATCTTTGAAAATAATTTGATGTCACGCTACATCAATGCCAATGCCCTGCGAAAGATCAAGGGAGGCAGCCGGGTGGTGATCGAGACCGAGCGCGTGGGCAAGCTGGAGTATTTTGTGTCGTATGCGCCGCTCACCGCGCCGCTTAGCGGGAAGCTCATCGGCATCCTGGGGATCCCGTTCTTTCAATCGGCCAGTTCATTGGAGCGGGTGCAGATCAATATCGTGGCCAACATCCTCAACATCTTTTCGCTCATTTTCATTGTGTTGGTGGTGCTTTCTTATTTTGTCTCGCGGTGGCTCACCTTCCCATTGAAATTCATTACGCAATCGCTGCAGCGCACGTCGCTCACCAAAACCAACCAACCGCTCACCTGGAAAGCCGACGACGAGATCGGGTTGATGGTGAAGGAGTATAACCAAATGCTTTTCAAGCTCAGCGAGAGCAA carries:
- a CDS encoding cytochrome c oxidase subunit 3, translating into MALDIKIVEEAQKPLGMNPKKFGLWLFMGSVIMVFAAWTSAYLVRRADGNWRVFELPSLFWITSVIILVSSGTMHWAYLSAKRDNLEQTKLAISITSLLGVAFLIGQFLAWGQMVEHNVHFVGNPSGSFVYVISWMHGLHIVSGVVFLLIVLVATFQYKVHSKRMSQMEMCATYWHFLDALWLYLFVFLLLNR
- a CDS encoding cytochrome c oxidase subunit 3; its protein translation is MASTAAAAHGESTWDGGSSPMGASYGKLMMWFFLMSDAFTFSALLITYGLVRSSHHAYTKAVDAFTFSQSYWPIPEKVFESVPFLEGVSLPLVFVGIMTFILIMSSVTMVLAVEAGHRMDRKAVEKWMLWTLLGGIAFLSCQAWEWTHFIHGAHHGSAVAEGTTFFGANLAHNQYGPPDFAAFFFFITGFHGFHVFSGVCLNFLIYFNTVTGLYERRGHYEMVEKVGLYWHFVDLVWVFVFTFFYLV
- a CDS encoding cytochrome C oxidase subunit IV family protein; this encodes MAHAENESHVTVLPPDKAKIKKLWTVAAYLGAITAVEFLVAFTMNHGPLKTAIFIGMTIIKAGYIVGEFMHLRYEVKVLFWSILIPLIFIVWMLVAFIYEGIAISLVR
- a CDS encoding DUF420 domain-containing protein, whose product is MEPNVVNVEQQKEPYKKLIIAVSIAIPLVVAVLFGVKVPGYDLSFLPPIYATINGVTAVLLVSALIAIKNGKRKLHENLMKTNIALSAAFLVMYVLYHMTSDPTSYGGEGALKYIYFFILITHILLSVAVIPLVLFTFVRAWRGDYVRHRALAKITFPIWLYVAVTGVIVYLMISPYYAA
- a CDS encoding DUF983 domain-containing protein, which codes for MQERNYLTALLQGKCPHCRQGNMFAYPLRKLSKFNVMNATCPHCGIRLEPEPGFYQGAMYVGYGFTIAFITLVSLVLYTLGDVSEWHYIGASVGGMALLIPLNYRYSRMVYLYLFGGIKYDRRLSQTK
- a CDS encoding sensor histidine kinase, producing MKSRTFILFGSCLLTFALGALAAYFSQRLESSQSVEAAIVKNLQQELATMAAEVDTLMPKLQRSSTLPPHRRRFSFFVYDAQQLVAWTDNGFVPSPASVAEPFTLKMLISGNGDYLARKWKVNDTKFLVGVIPLYRKFSITNNYLEPWWNLRIFPSSDITLLEPGAASGTSICVEDQCPFRVNFQEHVPLRDPVKFAAILLLSLSIVLFVALFYGQLERLPYAEGALLLLYGFLIGLRFVMIRLNFPAALDASDLFDPKVFASSTLNASLGDLLINELALLLLSVFAFNNYQKFKSYHFLYQRKAIAWLLSVVAGLGVLFAALFPFVVIQTINNNSSIVIDISQSLQFDSLRSMATLAVLLAGGCSFLFGHTFLRLLIGDGNKLRVLGAFMLSALIFGLINSATEQPYLSSLVLGTCYFLIVYVLKLYVSLRRLGFATFSYLFISIFFLSANGAYAIFYFTRQEKIASQFKFAENFLVDRDYFGEYLLRETALKIADDAFIQSRINVPFLSRDIIRQKIRQVFLPSYFNKYDVEIFLFNSRGEPLDNQSASTLSQVIGIYDQDAFRTDYDRVYFVTSPAKDVTQKYLVLVPIKRANSLLGHVMLDLSLKKLIPDNVYPELLVDNRTQQFYHTQDISYAVFSDTTILFSSGKFNYDAAFYRDWLGNPDLYRKGISADGFTHVAQEYQNNRLAVVSSQQQPIMLTLANFSFLLVLGLVIILLLLLALGIANYIQGEKIYFSARIQLLLNMAFFLPLILVSVTTLNLTNRSTQNQLMEEYQERAETVSSQLSAQLDRYVNGNTENVNNFEQQLRELAQLTNLDANVFNTKGELLATSQALIFENNLMSRYINANALRKIKGGSRVVIETERVGKLEYFVSYAPLTAPLSGKLIGILGIPFFQSASSLERVQINIVANILNIFSLIFIVLVVLSYFVSRWLTFPLKFITQSLQRTSLTKTNQPLTWKADDEIGLMVKEYNQMLFKLSESKAELEQTQRESAWREIAQQVAHEIKNPLTPMKLTLQQLERGIGSGTNTPEKTGKAVSTLLTQVDTLNDIASSFSTFAKMPQPVIQRLELVSLVRRTVVLHHSSGDVQFETALREAYVQGDEQLLGRTFSNLILNAFQAARPGYNLQVKISLIQTPEGYQLAFHDNGKGIAPTVAERIFLSHFTTKKSGSGLGLAIAKQAIEHMQGKIWFETTVGDGTTFFILLPPSGGIASVLEEKSAPAV